The genomic DNA AGCTTGAATACAAAATTTCCAAATTTGACACTGTATATTAAATATAAGGGGAATCCTGCACACCgtcttaaaaaatgattttattagtGATACAAGCTTTTGGTCATCTTGACCTTCATCAGGCATCTAACAAACAATGAGAGAGAATTTGTATAAACATGCATCAGCGGGTCACCCGGGCAAATTTGCCACAGTACCATCAGCAGTAAAATGCAACAAGTTTATCCAAGCCCATGGGGGGCCTGGGAGGAACACTTGTacaatattttagaaataatgCAAGTTTTGCAAGTCGATCTGAATAAGAAGTGTCTGCAAAGTGCCCAAAACAGGGCagcctaaccctgttcctggagatctactgtcctgagGGTCTTCACGCCAACCCTGacaaagtacacctcattcaacagctagagatctcgttcaGCCGTTAGTAGAAGCAGGTGTGCTGAatcagggctgaaatgaaaacatgcaggacaagcagatctccaggaccagggtggaGCGGCCCCTGCTCAAAAGAATAACGCGTACTGTGACACGCTTACTTTCTCTGGAACATGACCACTTTATCAGCCCTCAGATCGGCCAGCTCCAGTTTCTTCCCCTTCTCAATCACGTCCGGATGCTTCCGCACCAGCAGCCAGCCGATGTGGGCGAAGAAGAACCCCCGCACGGCATTATGGGGGTCAGCGTCAGTCTCTGAGTATTTGTGATGGACTCTGTGATCCCGAGCCCACTCGTACACATCGTTCTGCACAGATGCAAGCAGGTCATGTTAGgaaatttttgtttaatataaaCAAAGAACTCTAACGCAGTAGGGGCAGACACAGTCaaacagggctgcagtgtctgctagATTTGGGAGCAGTTATACTCATGATTAAGTCACAAACTTGTTGAAAACAAAGCCCAAAAACCTTATTTCTGTGGTCTAAATTGTTTAAAGGAAACCACCTTATTAAATTACACCAGGGACCACTCATGAATTATTACATATTCCTGTAGACATGATTTTCAAAACTTATATTTTGACATCTCCTTAGGGGTACAACAGTTACATCCTTTCATTCTGATCTCAGCTCCATAAGAAATTCTACTATGTCTACTATTCTATATGTAGCCAACTGTCTAGCTGTAGTGCATTCATtaccagctagctaactaccaaaaaaataaacagccactGTTGATTGAGTAAGACCTGGTGAATACGGCCCGGTGTGTTTACCTGAAAAGCCATGGAATTGGCGAAGGCGAGGAAGACTCTCAGGGGCAGGGAGGCCTTGTACGAGCGGTGGCTCCACAGCCGATGGGCGCCTGCCGTCACTCCTAGCGCGCTAATCAAGAAGCACACCGCCGCTAGGGGGGAAAAAGAGGCGGGAAAACATTCAGTGACTGCACACCATGACGACCGCCGAGTTTAATGCACTTAAGAAGAAGCACAACACAGCTGGGGTCGAGGTGGAAAAACGTTCAGCGACTGCACACCACAGCGCTAACAACTGAGACTGGCCTGTTGGAATCAACAGCGGGAGTGGGTTTCCATTTCTTGAGCTATTCccaaacgaataaataaataaataaatcactgaatGCCTTTCTATGTGCCATCAGACAAGGCTCCAGAGAATGTGAGAATTCAAGGCCTTGGATTGTGCCCGAATGTTGAGTAAGAAGGACACTCTGTTGCGAACCCAACCAGCTCACAATAGAATGACTATGGAGACTGTGATTGTCCATTGTTCTCCAAATAGAATATTCTGCAGTTTCACAGTTATTAGTCCAGCCTTTCTTCGGTCTCTCTCCTGTAATCTCAATATAATTTGAGCAGTAATATGCTGTAAATAACCATAGAACCACAATTCAGGTTTATGCATTTAGCGGATGGCCTTCTCCAGGCTGACTTACATAAAAGGTTCAGGCAAGAAAGAGTCAGTGCCAACACATTAGGTTCACGACTGATAGTGGCTGTTAATATACAACTTAGAAGTGCAATATACATAAGCCTACATCATACAAGTCAAGCACCATAGAAGGTGTGGGAGGAAGTTGTAAATGAAGAGCTTCAAGTAGCAAATTGGTTTGAGGATAATAGCCTAGCTTGCAACACAGCATAGGTGGGGCTAGTAAAATCTACATCAGACAAGAGTATTACAAGGAGGCACATCAAAAACGCAACTGAAATTTCCTTTGGAGGCAGACACTTGCTATGGGGTCTTAATCTATAGATTTTAATTTGACGATGCAATTTCCTTGGACAGTTCCTGTCCATCACATTCCTGGTCTGTCATATTCCCACCCACTGTCAAGTGACTGACACCATGTGCACATCTACATGTAGGTATTCGATGAATATCTACATTTATGTTTAAAGGGAAGAATGCTAAACTCTGACCGGTACAATTTCTGATGCAAGTTCGTCACATCATGACTTAATTTTGCAGAGCTATTACATCATCAACTGTCTAGCACTAACATAAGTGACTATAGGCTGTAGCAGGAGTTTTTAAAACTTCATTCTGGGGGGACCCACTGTGTACGCTGGCTTACATTCCTCACATAATTAGGTAGTAATGAGTGGAGAATTGCTTTTAAAGTAGATGTCTCCTGAAAGATCACCCTGTTAAGGCCATTACAGAAATAGCTCAGTATGCcctgaataataaatattccATATTCTCATGGGTTTTCTTTCAGATAAactcatttttccattttctgcaATGTGCTGTATAACAGAAGATTGCCTCATATAGAGGATACGTTCTTCATTTGATTCAGCACTTATAGTTAACGGGTGAAGTCATGACTGCTGAAAATGGGTTCACCTAGTCATCCAAAAGTACActctttgaaaaatgaatggttCAATGACAGGGCAAATGTCAATGAGCCAAATTTACATGGAACAGATGAATGTGTAAAGGTATGCCAGACAATGAACGTTTTCAACAACCTTACTGGATCGAGACATGGGTTGTGACTAAAGCCAGCTACACAGAGGTTCCCCGGGACCGAATTTGAAAACCACTGAACTACATAGCATGCCTCACTACTAGTCAACATGCTCACTGTCTCCAGGGTATCAAGCACCTCACAGCGCCTGCCTCATAGTCAGCTGCCTTCGTGAAGTAATCCAACAGCGCCACACATGCAAATGACAACCAGCATTCCTTTGTTCCTTGACACACGGGACACCAAAAGCGAATGCTAGTCAGTTAACAGTCAAACGTGTCAAGCTGTAGAACTAAGCGGAGCCGGTTCAGCTAACGGTATAGCGTAACAATGAATTTGGCTAACtgagtcaaaataaataatatgaggGCTGACACTGGATTGCACCTGGGTAGCATTATATAACCAGATAGGTAACGTTACTCTTCGACCTGTCAGTGCCCGGTCATTCAGATTTTCAGTCACCTATGCTAGGCAGACCTTTATTTTGCTCGGACAGACCATCGATTCTCAGACTCGAAAAAGAGGGGTTTTTTAACTTACATTTACCAAGGACATATTATTGGCTTACTATACAGTTAGTTAAATTTGTGCCGTGTTATTTTAAGTGTTTGAATAAAAGGTTTGCTTTCGTGAGAAGCATGCAGTAGGCTAAATGACATGCGGTTTTGCATTGGAGTCAAACTTAAGTTTCGTAAACAAATCGCCAAATTGAATAATCAAACTAATTGCACTTCAAATTAGACCGTGTAGGCCTACAAATAAATTATGCTTTCTTAAAACGTGTTAATTGTAGCTACCGAAAGAAGTTCGGAGGATAAGAATTGCCATGTAACCTACACGGCCTCCATTTGAAGCCAGATGTGGGCGGGAACCCAATTCACCGTCCATGAGACGTCGCCTGGTGACTTGCCTTGTGTGCTTAATTAAATGAAGGGACTGTCATAGCCATTCTGttcaaataatgtaataaaccaCACATACCGGCAATTGCCGTTTTAAAGAATGAACAATAAACGGGTTATACTCACACCACGCCAAGGTCAATACTGAGGCGGAGGGTAGAAGTGTGAATCCATACAGAGCTCCTATATGCAGAAAACCCATTAATATAACGTTTCTCCATACTATCTGCATTGGCGGTTTAGGACCTTCTCTTTCTTTGTAAGTATCATCAAAAACGTCTTCCACAGATGATCGTACTCCTGTCGCCTCTCCATTACTTCGTTCGGCAGGATTCGGGCACGTTGTCGCCGTCACCATGGTCTCGGTCAtttcttaaataaacacacGCAAGAAAATACCAGACATTTTATTAGCCACTTTCAATTAAAAAGTTCTGTCCTACCAGTAATTCTGGTCCATACATTCGTGTCTATTTTCTGCAGCTCTTAAAAGGGGTGTGTCCCCATTTCCTTTATTACAGTTAGAACAGAAAAGCGCCAAATAACACATACGCAGTTAGCATATTTGAGTATTTGCAGTCCAAATTGTTTTCCACTTACCAAACGAGATGCAAGAGTTCGGTGCctttataatgaaaaacaaaagtggATATAGCGAAGGAACACGCGTCTTCACAATGAAAGCTGTGTTACTCCTGATGATAGCCTACCTTCTGATTTAGTTTGGGAGAGGACGTTATAAAGACTGCAATTGGTCGAAAAGAACTTGCTACCACCTTACTCTGAAAGCCTCATTGGTCGCCTGCTATCTGCTGTTCACGTTTTACAGTCATGTCTATTCCAACCAGCTGCATGAATTCACAGCCAACTGCACAGTGTAATCACAGTCACCACACAGACTGAGGATTACGTAACGCGTATGTCTGAAGAAGATGGAAGTTACATGactcgttttctttttttccaaatttccCAGTCACTCGGAGTCATTGTTCAACAGTAACCCATACAGATACAGAGCAGGATGTTTGTACATCCTAGCATAAcgccagagaaaacaaaataggCCGATTCTTAATTGCGTTGCCCCATCCAATAGCCCCATCGCTAATAAACGCAGTTTGTTGGTCCACCACTGACAAATTCTGCGTATGTATGCTAAATAAATTTCATGAAAGTTAGTCTCCATGTTGGTAGCAAATTAATTCAAACCATGGACAGAGGAACGTACCACCAGCACCAATGTCTCCAAATGGGACGGGTGCATGGGGATTCTGGAGACAAAATTCTGAAGTTCCATTGTTTTCAATATATTGACAGTTTACCTCTGATTGCGTGGttggtatgtttttttctttctttattttattacaggCAGATATTCTGGTAGTGGTGCTGGGAGgttctaataaaaaaaatgaaaactaacgGACTGTAtatgtgtaaaataacatgttaTCGTGCTAATGGTCACAATAATCACATGCAGTAATTAGGAAgtttaaattgtttgtttttgaaattattttttcatttttacttatCTTTTGATTCGGTAACCTAGCCTGATTTTCATCAGATTTATTTTGACATCTCTTAAATGTAGGGTGAACATTTGTGGCTTTAATTTCaaactaataataattctgttatAAATTGACTTCTGGGGACAAAGACAAATTTACGAACAAGCCTTGCGTACTTGCGCCATCTAGTGAGTGTTTTGGGGgttgcaatgttttattttttcatattttttcacgCATCAAAACTGAACGGTAGAACATTAATTCATGTCAAATCAAGTCTTCAGTcgtttctatttatttcactCACAATTTCCTTAGATATTTGACTGTTCTACAGGCTCTGCTACCTCTGGAACAGCAGCAGGAGTTCACAGTGCAGGGTGTGGGGAAACATGTCCACCGGCAGTGCAGCCATCATGGTGAATGGCTCCCCTGTCAGCTTCTTCTGTGGGTCAGCGGGGCAGCAGAGCTCCAGAAAGTTCCTCGTGGCCTCTCCCTCT from Anguilla rostrata isolate EN2019 chromosome 18, ASM1855537v3, whole genome shotgun sequence includes the following:
- the scdb gene encoding stearoyl-CoA desaturase b, with amino-acid sequence MTETMVTATTCPNPAERSNGEATGVRSSVEDVFDDTYKEREGPKPPMQIVWRNVILMGFLHIGALYGFTLLPSASVLTLAWSAVCFLISALGVTAGAHRLWSHRSYKASLPLRVFLAFANSMAFQNDVYEWARDHRVHHKYSETDADPHNAVRGFFFAHIGWLLVRKHPDVIEKGKKLELADLRADKVVMFQRKHYKMSVLLICFGVPMLVPWYMWGESLWVAYFVPGLLRYTVVLNSTWLVNSAAHMWGNRPYDKTINPRENKFVSFSAIGEGFHNYHHTFPFDYSTSEFGYKVNLTTCFIDLMCFLGLASDRKKASREVVHARIQRTGDGSPRSG